In Rhodobacteraceae bacterium LMO-JJ12, a single window of DNA contains:
- the preA gene encoding NAD-dependent dihydropyrimidine dehydrogenase subunit PreA, with amino-acid sequence MADLTTNFLGITSPNPFWLASAPPTDKEYNVRRAFEAGWGGVVWKTLGEEGPPVVNVNGPRYGVIYGADRRVLGINNIELITDRSLEINLEEITRVKKDYPDRAVIVSIMVPCEESAWKAILPKVEATGADGIELNFGCPHGMAERGMGSAVGQVPEYIEMVTRWCKENYSKPVIVKLTPNITDIRQPARAAFRGGADAVSLINTINSITSVDLDDFCPEPSIDRKGTHGGFCGPAVKPIALNMVAEIARDPETHMKPISGIGGVTTWRDAAEFMTLGAGNVQVCTAAMTYGFKVVQEMISGLSDWMDKKGYTSTDQFIGKAVPNVTDWQYLNLNFITKAKIDQDACIKCGRCFAACEDTSHQAIWMKEGRVFEVNDAECVACNLCVNVCPVEDCITMERVAPGEIDLRTGKVVEDDYANWTTHPNNPATTQAAE; translated from the coding sequence ATGGCTGATCTCACAACCAACTTTCTCGGCATCACTTCGCCCAACCCTTTCTGGCTGGCTTCTGCTCCACCGACCGACAAGGAATACAACGTTCGCCGCGCCTTCGAAGCCGGTTGGGGCGGGGTGGTCTGGAAAACCCTTGGCGAAGAAGGCCCTCCCGTGGTCAACGTCAACGGCCCGCGCTATGGCGTCATCTATGGCGCTGACCGCCGCGTTCTGGGTATCAACAATATCGAACTGATCACCGACCGATCGCTCGAAATCAACCTCGAAGAGATCACCCGCGTGAAGAAGGACTATCCCGACCGCGCTGTCATCGTCTCGATCATGGTGCCCTGCGAAGAGTCGGCGTGGAAAGCCATTCTCCCCAAGGTCGAAGCCACCGGCGCCGACGGGATCGAGCTCAATTTCGGCTGTCCTCATGGCATGGCCGAACGCGGCATGGGAAGCGCCGTAGGGCAGGTACCTGAGTATATCGAAATGGTCACCCGCTGGTGCAAGGAGAACTACTCCAAGCCAGTGATCGTCAAGCTCACCCCCAACATCACCGATATCCGTCAACCTGCGCGCGCAGCGTTTCGCGGCGGTGCCGATGCGGTTAGCCTGATCAACACGATCAATTCGATCACCTCGGTCGATCTCGATGATTTCTGCCCAGAGCCCAGCATTGACCGCAAAGGAACCCATGGCGGCTTTTGCGGCCCTGCGGTCAAGCCGATCGCGCTCAACATGGTGGCTGAAATCGCCCGTGACCCCGAAACCCACATGAAACCGATCAGCGGCATTGGTGGCGTGACCACCTGGCGCGACGCCGCCGAATTCATGACGCTCGGTGCGGGCAATGTTCAGGTCTGTACGGCCGCCATGACCTATGGCTTCAAGGTTGTGCAGGAAATGATCTCGGGTCTCAGCGACTGGATGGACAAGAAGGGATACACTTCGACGGATCAATTCATCGGCAAGGCCGTGCCAAATGTCACCGACTGGCAATATCTCAACCTCAATTTCATCACCAAGGCCAAGATCGATCAGGACGCATGCATCAAATGCGGCCGCTGCTTTGCCGCCTGCGAAGATACCTCGCATCAGGCGATCTGGATGAAAGAGGGGCGCGTGTTTGAAGTGAATGACGCCGAATGCGTTGCCTGCAACCTTTGCGTCAATGTCTGCCCTGTCGAAGATTGCATCACCATGGAGCGCGTCGCTCCGGGCGAGATCGACCTGCGCACCGGCAAAGTGGTTGAGGATGACTATGCCAACTGGACAACCCATCCCAACAATCCGGCCACTACCCAAGCCGCTGAATGA